The Calditerrivibrio nitroreducens DSM 19672 genome window below encodes:
- the purS gene encoding phosphoribosylformylglycinamidine synthase subunit PurS — translation MKAIVTVKLKDVVLDPQGQAVLGSLSKLGYDFVKDVRVGKVIEIEFDKVRKYDDKIKELTEKLLVNPIIEEYTINYVSEK, via the coding sequence ATGAAAGCTATTGTAACTGTTAAATTAAAAGATGTTGTGCTGGATCCTCAAGGACAGGCTGTGCTGGGATCTTTATCAAAACTTGGGTATGACTTTGTCAAAGATGTCAGAGTGGGTAAAGTGATTGAAATAGAATTCGATAAAGTAAGAAAATATGATGACAAAATAAAAGAGCTCACCGAAAAGTTACTCGTAAACCCTATCATAGAAGAATATACCATAAACTATGTGAGTGAAAAATGA
- a CDS encoding leucyl aminopeptidase family protein: MIKIIFQKSKEVKNYIIPLIKEGYSQNINGKLNKAILNILQSEQFEGGEVKKYSIFNNNRLENIFIVSLPEKVDSNSTFLELGHKVMKHIDKKEIDSIFLSPIEGRNSNSFNKTELFLEGMLFGYYNFDIYKSKRDEKKELIVYMDDRVKLKNYFNTEKIGEINALYKSIFLARDLINMPPNELTPQRFCEIATTELNKNLKIKIFDEFEIKDSGMNLLYTVGKGSENRPRFLVIEYSGDERVNKKYAFVGKGITFDSGGTNLKPTGSIETMKSDMSGAANILALAKVVSESGLKLNATFYIPLAENTIGQTAYRPGDIIKSYSGKTVEILNTDAEGRLILADAISFAVKEKPDIIIDMATLTGACVVALGSDIAGCFSNNDNIYEEVYSFFRENGEHIVRLPLHKNYRERLKSKNADLQNISKKRTEAGAIMGALFLENFVEDTPWIHFDIAGTAFMEDNHPVYGEGGSGFGIRSLYRFLKSKEIM; encoded by the coding sequence ATGATTAAAATTATTTTTCAAAAGAGTAAAGAAGTTAAAAACTACATTATACCTTTAATTAAAGAAGGTTATTCTCAAAATATCAATGGAAAGTTGAATAAAGCCATTCTAAATATACTTCAAAGTGAGCAATTTGAAGGTGGGGAGGTCAAGAAGTATTCTATCTTTAATAATAATCGACTCGAAAATATCTTCATCGTATCATTACCAGAAAAAGTTGATAGTAATTCGACCTTTTTAGAATTAGGTCATAAAGTGATGAAACATATCGATAAAAAAGAGATAGATTCTATATTCTTATCCCCTATTGAAGGGAGAAATAGTAACAGTTTTAATAAAACAGAGCTTTTCTTAGAAGGGATGCTTTTTGGCTACTACAATTTTGATATTTATAAATCCAAAAGAGATGAGAAGAAAGAATTAATAGTCTATATGGATGATAGAGTTAAATTGAAAAATTATTTCAATACAGAAAAGATAGGTGAAATTAATGCATTATATAAATCTATCTTTCTGGCAAGAGATCTTATAAATATGCCACCAAATGAATTAACACCCCAAAGGTTTTGTGAAATCGCAACGACTGAGCTGAATAAGAATCTTAAAATAAAGATTTTTGATGAGTTTGAAATAAAAGATTCAGGTATGAATCTTCTCTACACTGTGGGGAAGGGAAGTGAGAATAGACCACGATTTTTGGTGATTGAGTATTCAGGTGATGAAAGAGTAAATAAAAAATATGCTTTTGTTGGTAAAGGAATTACTTTCGATTCTGGCGGTACCAATCTAAAACCCACAGGTAGCATAGAGACTATGAAATCTGACATGTCAGGAGCGGCTAACATATTGGCACTTGCGAAGGTAGTATCTGAAAGTGGACTGAAACTAAATGCCACTTTTTATATACCTTTAGCAGAGAATACAATTGGTCAAACAGCATACCGTCCTGGAGATATTATAAAATCTTACAGCGGCAAAACAGTGGAAATTTTAAATACAGATGCAGAAGGACGACTTATACTGGCGGATGCCATTTCTTTTGCAGTTAAAGAGAAGCCTGATATTATTATAGATATGGCTACCCTTACCGGAGCCTGTGTAGTTGCTTTAGGATCTGACATAGCTGGCTGTTTTAGTAATAATGACAATATCTATGAAGAAGTTTACAGTTTCTTCCGGGAAAATGGAGAGCATATAGTAAGATTACCTTTACACAAAAATTACAGGGAAAGGCTGAAAAGTAAAAATGCAGATCTACAGAATATATCTAAAAAAAGGACCGAGGCTGGTGCAATAATGGGTGCTTTATTTTTGGAAAATTTCGTTGAAGACACCCCCTGGATTCATTTTGATATAGCCGGTACTGCTTTTATGGAGGATAATCATCCTGTTTATGGTGAAGGTGGTAGTGGTTTTGGTATAAGGTCTCTTTATAGATTTCTAAAATCAAAAGAAATTATGTAA
- a CDS encoding molybdenum cofactor biosynthesis protein MoaE, which translates to MGFEKVKVKIVNGRISIDKVYEEFYNELDDSTGTILIHHGKAKFPGKYFENYSKIELTLKDDNAQKILQNKADDIFNTYNLNKLHIYHSLGTLNKNDPILFLAVEAKDRDSAFKSVREILEFIKKDELIELKEL; encoded by the coding sequence ATGGGATTTGAAAAAGTCAAAGTAAAGATAGTAAATGGTAGAATATCAATTGATAAGGTTTACGAAGAATTTTACAATGAATTAGATGATTCCACCGGAACAATTCTGATACATCACGGCAAAGCCAAGTTTCCAGGAAAATATTTTGAAAACTACTCTAAAATTGAATTGACATTAAAAGATGATAATGCTCAAAAAATTCTACAAAACAAGGCTGATGATATTTTTAATACCTACAACTTAAATAAACTGCATATTTATCATTCGTTAGGTACACTGAATAAAAATGATCCTATTTTATTTTTAGCAGTTGAGGCCAAAGATAGGGACTCTGCATTCAAATCTGTAAGAGAGATTTTAGAATTTATAAAGAAAGACGAATTAATAGAGCTGAAAGAGCTATAA